Proteins encoded together in one Streptomyces sp. DH-12 window:
- a CDS encoding radical SAM protein, producing MRHLTLLSGADPAHPLDAVFVNAPLRDYGLRPRTNDYTLPVLGMAYIATYAQRAGFNVGVLDAEAHGLGVEEAAQIINDTAPRWAAMNLLAPTYEMSARIAEKLDPQIALMVGGHHAKAMPDRVLADPRMRHLKALVLGEGELRVAALLEDVQHRRELPGVLWRDPVLGSRAGGVADPCTSGQMLGPDINGLPYVNRAFLPQDPYRAVPTPTDRRLAASRAAGWLTTGAAHGHLEANIVGSRGCPYNCTFCGAAWSANPDVKIRVRSPENIIGELDSLNARYGVTAFRFVDDLFLGAKRVIDEQMEAFTRHRIGDRYVWDATGRINVLDRCTDHELERLVANGLREVALGIESGSDRVLAAMDKRIDAEMTERVAQRLVAHGIGVKGYFILGFPGESSDDLTATVRHIRNLWAIADQHPGDIRASVFEFRPYPGTPVWQTLIKDGYKADELLAYGDVDLTQDGAEESMRQRDEFNFSVGIQFGDVPLEEIRATLALLTREQYERNRTTGLEAAA from the coding sequence ATGCGGCACTTGACGCTGCTCTCGGGCGCTGACCCCGCCCACCCGCTCGACGCCGTATTCGTCAACGCGCCACTGCGCGACTACGGGCTGCGGCCACGCACCAACGACTACACCCTCCCCGTGCTGGGGATGGCCTACATCGCCACCTACGCCCAGCGCGCCGGATTCAACGTCGGTGTCCTCGACGCCGAAGCGCACGGGCTGGGCGTCGAAGAAGCGGCGCAGATCATCAACGACACGGCACCGCGCTGGGCCGCGATGAACCTCCTCGCCCCCACCTACGAGATGTCCGCGCGCATCGCCGAGAAGCTGGACCCGCAGATCGCGCTCATGGTGGGCGGGCATCACGCCAAGGCCATGCCGGACCGTGTCCTCGCTGACCCCCGTATGCGTCACCTCAAGGCCCTGGTTCTCGGGGAGGGGGAGTTACGCGTCGCGGCCCTCCTGGAGGACGTGCAGCACCGCCGGGAGCTGCCTGGGGTGCTCTGGCGCGACCCGGTCCTCGGCAGCCGGGCTGGCGGCGTGGCCGACCCCTGCACCAGCGGGCAGATGCTGGGCCCCGACATCAACGGCCTGCCGTACGTGAACCGGGCTTTCCTGCCGCAGGACCCCTACCGTGCGGTGCCCACCCCCACTGACCGCCGCCTCGCCGCGAGCCGGGCAGCTGGATGGCTGACGACCGGCGCCGCCCACGGGCACCTGGAGGCGAACATCGTCGGCAGCCGCGGCTGCCCGTACAACTGCACCTTCTGCGGGGCCGCCTGGAGCGCCAACCCCGACGTGAAGATCCGGGTTCGCTCCCCCGAGAACATCATCGGCGAGCTGGACTCGCTAAACGCCCGGTACGGCGTGACCGCATTCCGGTTCGTCGATGACCTGTTCCTCGGCGCCAAAAGGGTCATCGACGAGCAGATGGAAGCCTTCACCCGGCACCGGATCGGCGACCGGTACGTGTGGGACGCAACCGGACGCATCAATGTCCTCGACCGCTGCACGGACCATGAGCTGGAGAGGCTCGTCGCCAACGGGCTGCGGGAGGTCGCCCTGGGGATCGAGTCCGGCAGCGACCGCGTCCTTGCCGCCATGGACAAGCGCATCGACGCCGAAATGACCGAACGCGTCGCCCAGCGCCTGGTCGCCCACGGCATCGGAGTGAAGGGCTATTTCATCCTCGGCTTCCCCGGCGAGTCCTCGGACGACCTCACCGCCACGGTCCGGCACATCCGCAACCTGTGGGCCATCGCCGACCAGCACCCCGGCGACATCCGGGCCAGCGTCTTCGAGTTCCGGCCCTATCCCGGCACCCCGGTGTGGCAGACCCTCATCAAGGACGGTTACAAGGCGGACGAACTTCTCGCCTACGGCGACGTGGACCTCACCCAGGACGGTGCCGAGGAGTCCATGCGCCAGCGCGACGAATTCAATTTCAGCGTCGGGATCCAGTTCGGGGATGTCCCCCTTGAGGAGATCCGGGCCACGCTTGCCCTGCTCACCCGCGAACAGTACGAGCGGAACCGGACGACCGGACTGGAAGCCGCCGCATGA